DNA sequence from the Bradyrhizobium diazoefficiens genome:
GGAACGAAAGATCCGGTCCGGCTCGGATATGTCCGAGCCGGGGCCGGGTAGTCGCAGGAGGAGGTGTAGCCGCTTTACGCTGCTTGCGGCGTGCTGTTGGCCGCCTCGTCAACGGCAGCAGCGATGTCGCGCATGCTGATGACGGAGACGAGGCTGTAGTCGTCGATCACGGGCAGGTGCCGGATGTGATTCCGGTTCATCAGATGCCTGACGTGCTCGATCGTATCCGAGGAGGTGCAGGAGACGAGCTGCTGCACCGAGACGAACTGCGAGACCTTGACGTTGACGGCATTTGCGCCGTGCTCGGCAACGGCACGCACCACGTCGCGCTCGGTGAACATGCCGACCGCGGTGTTGCCTTCGGAGCGGACCACGTCCTTCACCACCAGTGCGCTGATGTTGTTGGCGCGCATCAGCTTGGCGGCGATACCCACCGTTTCGTTCATTCGCACCGTGACAACGCGCGGCGTCTTTTTGCGCAGAATGTCTCCGACCAGCATTGCAACCTCCCTGGGTGAATGATGAGGAAGGGTGGTATACATTATGCCAACCGTCAAGCTTTGGATTTGGCTCATCCGAAAAATCTCGCGGCAGCCATGCTGACATTTGTTTGTCGCGAGACAAAGAAAAGGGCGCATCGCTGCGCCCCTTTTTGACTGCCGTACCGGTGAGTGGCGGCTCAGGCCGTCTCGGTCTTTGCAGCGGCCTTGGCGCTGCTGGCGTCAGCGACGCTCTCGGCCTCCTTGCCCAGGATGAAGGAGCGGCGCAGCGGCTTGATTACGAATAGCGCCGTTAGTGCGGCCGTGGCGTTCAGCGCTACGGCCACCACGAACACGGCCTTCCAGCCATAGGCGGTCGAGATCACGCTCGCGAGCGGGACCAGCAGGGATGCGGTGCCTTTCGCGGTGTAGAGCATGCCGTTGTTGGTGGTCGCGTATTTCGAGCCGAAGGTGTCGCCGCTGGTGGCGGGGAACAGCGAATAGATCTCGCCGAACACGCCGAAGTATACCGCGGTTGCGAGCACGAACACGACCGGGACGTGACCGTAGGTCGACAGCGTCAACAGCATGAGAGCTGCAGTGCCGAAGGCGATGAACATGGTGTGCTCACGGCCGATCGTGTCGGAGACAAAGCCGAAGAACGGGCGGCCGAAGCCGTCGAAGATGCGGTCGAGCGAGATCGCGAAGGTCAACGCCGCCATTTGGAAGCCGGCGAGCGTAACAGGCGTATCGGCGATCTTGAAATCGTGCGCGATCGGCGCGATCTGCGCCGCAGTCATCAGACCGCCGGAGGCGACCATCACGAAGACGAGGTACATTACCCAGAAAATCGGGGTGCGCAGCACCTGCGGCGGGGTGAAGTCGATCTTGGTCTGCGGCAAATTGAGCCGCTTCTTCTTCGGCGGGATCGAAATCCGCGGCGGCTGGATGAAGAAGGCGAGCAGGAACACGATCACGCCCTGACCGATACCGAAGGTGAAGAACGCGCTCTGATACCCGGTTGCTGCGATCATGTGCGCGATCGGCACCACGGTGAGGGCTGCGCCCGCGCCGAAGCCCGCGGCCGTCGCGCCGGCGGCGAGGCCGCGGCGATCGGGAAACCATTTCAGCGCATTGCCGACGCAGGTGCCGTACACCGCGCCGGCACCCATGCCGCCGAAGACGGCCGCCGTGTAGAGCAGTGGAAGCGAGTCAGCGTAGGAGTTGAGAATCCAGGACAGCGTGATCATCACGCCGCCGAACATGATGACGATGCGCGGGCCGTATTTGTCGACGAACCAGGCTTCGATCGGTACCAGCCAGGTCTCGGTGACGACGAAGATGGTGAACGCGAGCTGGATCGCGGCGCGGCCCCAATGGTGCGCGTGATCGATCGGATCGACGAACAGCGTCCAGCCATATTGCAGGTTGGCAATCATCGCCATGCAGACGATGCCCATCACGAGCTGGAGCCAACGGAAACCTGTGCGAAGAGGCGCGGCCGTGACGGCGCGATCCGTGCTGGATATCATCAACAACCTCCCAAGCGCTTGTCTGGTTGCGACAGGCTCGGTCAATATGACGGAGCGTCGCAAATATTGTGGCTTATCGTCGCAAGCGCGGGCGGTAGCTTGGTATACCATATTCCAGAATGCAAGCCCTATCTTGCAGCTCCGCTCAAGAAAAGTGCATGGTTCCACTTCGGATTTCCGGTATCGGCGTGCGTTCGGTCAAAACGAAAACGCCCGGCCGAGAGGCCGGGCGTCGTGCGCGAGATGGCTCTTTGCGAGACGGTCAGGTGGTCGATTGCGCGACCACGACCTTGCGCCACGGCTTGAGCACCACGATCGCCAGCAATGAGGCCAGGATATTGGCGGCCGCCGCGAGGATGAACACGTTGTCCCAATGACCGGAGGTCTGCTGCACATAGTTGCCGAGCGGCACCAGCAACGAGGCGGTGCCCTTGGCGGTGTAGAGCAGGCCGGCATTGGTGGTCGCGAACTTCGCGCCGAACGTGTCGGTGCAGGTCGAGGGGAATAGCGAGTAGATCTCGCCCCAGGCAAAGAACACGGCGCCCGACAGGATCACGAACCAGATCGGATCGTGGCCCCAGAGATGGAGCAGCCAGATGCCGATGCCCTCCAGGCCGAAGGCGATGAACATCGTGTTCTCGCGGCCGATCATGTCGGAGATCCAGCCGAAGAACGGACGCGTCAGGCCGTTGAGCACGCGGTCGATGGTCGCTGCGAACGTCACCGCGGTCATGGTCATGCCGATCAACGTGACCGGCACGGCGTCGACCTTCCAGTCGACCGCGATCGGCTTCAAATTCGCCGTGACCATCAAGCCGCCAGCGCCGACGATCACGAACATGAAGTACATCAACCAGAAGATCGGCTGACGCAGCACCTCGGTCGGCTGGTAGTTGCGGCGGCTCTGCACCAGCGTCGCATTCTGGACTGCAGCAGGCACTTGTCCCGCCTTCGGTGCAATCAGGAAGAACGCGAGAATGGCGACGATGATGCCTTGGCCCAGGCCGAAATAGAGGAAGGTGGTCTGGAAGCCAGTATCCTTGATCATCGCCTGGATCGGCGCAACGGTGAGCGCGGAGCCCGCGCCGAAGCCCGCGGCCGTGATGCCTGCGGCAAGCCCGCGCTTGTCGGGAAACCATTTCAGCGCGTTGCCGACGCAGGTGCCGTAGACGGCGCCGGCACCGATGCCTGCGATGATCATGCCGAGATAATAGCCGTTGAGCGAGGTGGCCTCTGCGTTGATCGCCCAGCCGATCGCACAGAGCAAACCGCCGACGAGCACGACGAGGCGCGGACCATATTTATCGACAAACCATCCTTCGACCGGCACCAGCCAGGTCTCGAACAAAACAAAGAGAGTAAAGGCCCACTGGATCGAGGCGCGATCCCAGCCGAATTTCTTCTGGATGTCGGGGACGAAGAACGTCCAGCCGTATTGGTAATTGGCAATCATCACCATGGCCGCCACGCCGATCGCCAGTTGCGCCCAGCGATATGTGTCGCTGACGCGTGCGGCTGCAGGGGCCGTTGTTGTCTGCACCATGTCCGTCATGAATCCTCCAAAAGCGCTTCTGCTTTTTGTGCGCGCGTTGGCGGCATTCTTGTATTCATTATGCCAAGCTGCAAGCGCGCGCCGGCCCATTGTGCGCTTATGACGCAACCCCGTTTGCGAGACTGCGCGAATGACCCGATTCCCCAAATAGAAATGGCCCCGCAAAGCGAGGCCATTCTTCAAAAGTAGGAGTTTTCAGCTTTTACAACCGCCGCGACAATTCGACGCGCCGGTTCCGCGCTGGGTCTTACAGACCGAAGCGGGGCAGATCGCCGTTGTGGTTGGAGATCTCGGCGCTGGCCATCAGGAAGCGGTCGACGGCCGCCATGAAGCGGGCGAACAACGAGGTGGAGGGCGCGAGCGCGACGGAAGCGGTCTTGGACATTTGAATTCCTTTCTTGAGACGGTCAGCGTTGCTGTCTCATTTCGAAGCCAATCTATGTATACCAGATGCCATTGTCTATGCGTGCCATTGCATAGCAGCATGCAATCTGCCGCATTGCAGCATGACGCCTTGCCGAATTGAGCCATTTGGAGGGCCAAAGCGTGCCGTTTCGCACCCAAAAGGCTGGAAAACTGGTCTAGGGCCAACGGATCGACTCGCGGTCGGGCTCTTGGCACCGCAATGCAAAACGGCTAGTGCTTCGCCCCCTTCCAATCATCTCGCAGAGTGGTTCATGCCGAGCGCCTCGCCCGCCGTCTCGATCGGCATCGATTTTGGGACCAGCAACACAGTCGTCGCGCTCGCGGCGGACGATCGCCGGGTCGAGGCCATCCGCTTTGAGCACGGCGGACAACGCCACAGCACCTACGTCTCGGCCCTGTGCTTCTGGGAGGACCGGCCGGGCGCCGGCGCGCAGGCCGAAGGCGGGCCGTGGGCGATCGAGCAGTTTCTCGAGGGGCGCCACATCTACCGCTTCCTCCAATCCTTCAAGACGTTTGCGGCGAGCTCGAGCTTCAACACCACGCAAGTTTTCCGGCAGCGCTTCAAGTTCGAGGATATTCTGGCGGCGTTCCTGCGCACGTTGGCGCGCCATGGTGGCGACAAGTTCGGGTTCGAGGCGGCCAATATCACGGTCGGCCGACCCGTGCGCTTTGCGGGGGGCAATCCCGATGACGCGTTGGCGATGCAGCGCTACCGCGCCGCCTTCGAGCGCCTCGGCGCCGGTCATGCCCGCTACGTCTACGAGCCCGTGGGCGCGGCGTTCTCCTTCGCCCGCAGGCTGGAGCGCGACGCCACCGTGCTGGTTGCGGATTTCGGCGGCGGCACTAGCGACTTCTCGGTGATGCGCTTCTCCCGCGCGGGCGGCAATCTGCGCGCCGAGCCGCTTGGACATGCCGGCATCGGGATCGCGGGCGACACGTTCGACTATCGCATCGTCGACCATGTCGTCTCGCCGCGGCTCGGCAAAGGCTCGAGCTTCCGCTCGTTCGACAAGGTGCTGCCGATCCCGAACAGCCACTACACCAACCTCGCGCGCTGGCATCAGCTCGCGCTGATGAAGAGCAACGGCGATCTGCGCGAGCTCAGGGAATTGTCGCGCACGGCGCTGAAGCCTGATCTGCTCGAGGATTTCATCAGCATCGTCGATCTCGATCTCGGCTTTTCGCTATACCGCGCGGTGTCGGACGCCAAGGTCGCGTTGTCGGCCAGGGACGAGGTGGAGTTCCGCTTCAAGGGCGGCGGCGTCGAGATCGGCTCGACCATCACCCGGAAAAACTTCGCCGCCTGGATTGCCGACGACATCGCGCGGCTGGGGGCTACTGTTGACAAGGTGCTGGGCGAAGCCGGCATTACCGCGCGCGAGGTGGAGAAGGTGTTCCTGACCGGCGGCACCTCGTTCGTGCCGGCGGTACGAAAATTGTTCGCCGACCGGTTCGGCAACGAGCGGCTGATGTCGGGCGAGCAATTCGAGTCGATCGCCTACGGTCTCGCGCTGATCGGACACAGTCCCGAGCCTGACCGCTGGACCGCGGACGGCGGGCTCAAGTCGAAGGCGGGCGCGTAACGATTGTTCGCAATCAGTCGAATCTTCTTCGCTGGCAGCCGCAGTTCGATGGGATTCTACAGATATCCAGACTCGATGTGAGTTGTTGTCTCGGGCAAGTTCCTCATTCTCCGTCATTGCGAGCGCAGCGAAGCAATCCAGAATCGGTCTGCGGAGGGACTCTGGATTGCTTCGCTGCGCTCGCAATGACGACGTTGGCAGATCCGCGCATCCGATCGAACGGATCGATCCGCGGGTAGTTGCATTTATCCGGATCTGCCGGTGCGATCCGGCTTTGGGCTATTGGTTGATCTCGGGCTCGACGAGGCGCGCGAGGTTGCGCAGCGATTCCTGCCAGCCGACATAGCAGGCCTCCGGTGGAATTGCGTCGGGAATGCCGGCCTGCGTGATGTCGAGCTCGGTACCGACCAGGACTTTCTTCAGCGTCACCGTCACCTCGATCACGCCCGGCAGGTTTGGATCGTCGAATTTGTCGGTGTATTTGAGCCGTTCGCCGGGGACGAGCTCGAGATATTCGCCGCCAAAACTATGACCGTTGCCGGTCGTGAAATTCCGGAACGACATTTTGAATGTGCCTCCGACCTTCGGCTCCAGATGGTGCACGGTGCAGGTGAAGCCGTTAGGCGGAAGCCATTTCGCCAGCGCATCCGCCTCGAGGAAGGCGCGATAGACTTTGTCCGGGCTGGTCGAGAGAACGCGGTGCAGGCGTACGGTGCTGGGCATGATCGTCTTCCTCTTGAACTGATGGGCCGGACACGGTCGTCCCATTCATGCTCCGAGGACGAACGGGACGCGGCGGGCCCGACAGGACCTCTCATAATTTATTTCGGCTTTTGCTGGGAGCGCCGGCGGCGGTTTACCGCCTCGGCCGCATCCTCGGGAAGCAGCAGGCGGTCATCGACCATCCGCGCCGCCGCGGCTTTGACCGCCGCGACATAGGCGTCCGGCGCGGGATAAAGTTCTTCGATCGACGGGCGTGGATCGCCGCTGGCGAGGCGTTCGGCACGCGTTAGGTTCCGGGCAGGATCAACACTTGCCATGGATGTGAGGGTCGGCCTAGTCGGTCGCGGGCCGATATGCTTTGATGCGTGCGAATCCGACGATTGCAAACCCGGAGACGTCTTTGACCGCCGAGCGCGTAGACCGGCGACTTGCAGCAATATTGGCGGCGGACGTTGCCGGGTATAGCCGCCTCATGGGTGCCGACGAGGAAGGAACTCTGGCCCGCCTCAAGGCGATCAGGCGAGATCTTGTCGATCCCATCCTCACCGCCCATCGGGGCCGCATCGTCAAGACCACGGGCGACGGCCTGCTCGTCGAGTTTGCCAGTGCGGTAGATGCTGCACGAAGCGCGATCGAAATCCAGCGCAAGATGGCGGCGACAAACGCCGACGTCTTGAAGGGGACTTGGATCAGCTTCCGCATCGGCATTCATGTCGGTGATATCATTCTCGACGACGGCGATATTTTCGGCGATGGCGTCAACCTCGCGGCCCGGCTCGAGGGAATAGCCGAACCCGGGGGCGTCTGCATCTCGGAAGACACCTATCGGCAGATCCGCGGCAAGGTCGATATCGGCTTCGACGATATGGGCCCGCAGGTGCTGAAGAACATTGCTGAGCCGATGCGCGCATGGCGTTGCCAGATCGGTGCAAGCGCCGCTTCGATCGAGCCGACAAGATCGTCCGCCGAGATTGCTCGGCCTCTGGCGACCTCCGACAGGCCCTCCATTGCCGTGCTGCCTTTCACCTGTCTCTCGGAAGAGCGCGAGCTCAAGTTCCTGACGGAGGCAATGAGCGAGGACTTGATCACGATGCTGGCGCGGATTCCCGGCTTTGTCGTGATCGCTCGGCAATCCGCCTTTGCCTACCAGGGCCGTTCGGTCGACAGCCGCCAGATAGGACGCGAGCTTGGGGTCCGCTATATCGTCGAGGGCAGTGTGAGGCCCGCCGGGCGGCAGCTTCGGGTCGGCACGCAATTGATCGACGCGACGACCGGCGCGCAGCTTTGGGCGGATCGTTTTGACGGTCAGGCCGAGGACGTTTTCGAATTGCAGGATCAGATCGTGCGCGCGGTCGCGAGCCGGATCGAACCGGAACTCGTTCGCGCTGAAATTGCCCTGATCCGGCGTCGGCGCGACGCCAGTCCGAACGCCTGGTCATGCTTCCGTGAGGGAGCCGGGATGATCAGCCTCAAGGGTTGGAGCGAAGAAACCCTGACTCAGGCCGCGGCGCTATTGCGTCAGGCGGCGACACTGGACCCCGATTTCGCGCTCGCGCGCGCCCAACTCGCGCTTTTTCTGTCGTTGGGTGCGCGGCTTGGCCTCGTCGCGGACGCTGTGGCGGCGACGACCGAGGCGCGCACGGAAGCCGAACGGGCGGTGGCGATCGAGCACGAGGCCTCAGAGGTCCTCGGCTATGCCGGCTGCGCCCTGGCCGAGCTTGGCGATCTGCAAAGAGGCAGCGAGCTCTTGGAACGGGCGATCGAGAATGATCCCAGCAATGCACAGGCATGGGTGGCGCTCGGGACTGCGCAATGCTTTGGCGAGGCCATGGATGTTACGGGACTGGAGAAATTGCTGCACGGGATGCGGCTCAGTCCGCGCGACCATCGGTTGGGATTCTGGGGAACGTTTTACGCCCTGGCTTTGGCGCGCAATCGTCGGATGACAGAGGCTCACGCCGAAGTCCGTGCAGCCTGCCGTCGTGATCCGCAGTTCTATGTCGCTCGCGTCGTCCTGGCGGTCATCGCGGCAGGACTAGGCAAGACGGAAGAGGCAATTGGCGCACTGAACGAAGCGCGGCGTTTGCGCCCGCGGCTTTCGCTCAACGAGATTGAGTTTCTCGTGGGACGCCGCGCAACGCTGCTCGCGCCTCTCTGGAGCGAGCCTTCCACGTCCTCGACGTGACCACAGCGCAAACGCACGTCAATTCCAAATTAATCAAGGACATGCGTCTGTTGCGGCCGGCTATGAACCGCGGCGCCCATACTGGTCGTCACTCGCCGAACCCGATGGTCAAACCGAGCCACAATTCCGCTATCGTTCCTCGCTCAACTGTCGCGCGAAATCAGGGGGCGTCCGTTGCGCAGGACAGTTTTGGCATTCGCCATCGCACTCTGCAGCCTTGGCTCACTTGCCAAGGCTGCGGGCATCCAGCTTCTCGATTCCGATCCGGCGCTGTCAGGCGCGATCTGGTATCCTTGCGCGGCGCAGCCGACCCAGGTGAAGCTTGGTCGTCTTTCGGTCCGCGCCGAGTTCGACCTGAAGGGCGTGAAGAATTGTCCCGTCACCGGCACAAAGCTGCCGCTGGTGATCTTCTCGCATGGCCGGGGCGGGTGGTTCGGCGCGAACCATGACACCGAGGAGGCGCTGGCCGATGCTGGCTTCGTCGTGGCAGCCATCAATCATCCTGGCGATACCGCCAATGATTCCTCGCGGCGCAACACCTTGTCCGTGTGGGAATCGCGCCCGGCAGACATCGTGCGCCTGCTCGATTTCATGCTGAAGGATTGGAAGGATACGGCAGTGATCGATCCGGCCAAGGTCGGCTTCTTCGGCTTCTCGCTCGGTGGCGCAACCGGCTTCGTGCTGATGGGGACCAGGCCGGATTACGCGAGGATCGCCGGCCTCTGCAAGGAGACGACTGGCGCTTGCGCCGAGCTGCACCATGGCGTGACTCCGCCAGAGCCGATACAGGATGCGCGCATCCGCGCTGCTGTGATCGTTGATCCTGCACCGGGCCTTCTGACGAAGGACAACCTTGCCGTCGTCAAGGTGTCTTTCCAGTTCTGGCGCTCGCAGTTCGGTGGCCCGGGCGTTGGCGATGGTTCGGGCACTGCCCGCGTTGCGGACGGCCTGCCGGGCAAGCCAGAGATCCATGTCGTGCCGGCTGGCCACTTTGCCTTCCTTGCGCCGTGCTCGGCCGAGCTTGCGGCCGCCATCCCGCGCATTTGCACCGATACGCCGGCTGAGTTCGACAGGGTAGGCTTTCACCGCGAGTTCAACGCGGCGGTGGTGAAGTTCTTTCGTGAGCAGTTCGCCGGCGAAGGCCGCTGAACATTGCGAACCCGGATGACAAACTGCGGTTAGATCTTCGCTTTTGCCACGTATTGTCCAGCTACACATTTGTAGCGATCAATCCGCCAATCATCTGACCGATAGATCGGATGCGTGGTCTTCCATTGAGCAAGGCCTGCTTGGGCCCCGATCAGGCATTGCTGAAAGGTGATTGCGGCGTCCAGATTAGAGTTTGTCACAACCACTTCAGTGCAGTTACTGGAAGCAAGTGAACAGAGCACCGCAATGAGGGTGATGGGCATTTGAACAATCCCTGATGGTGATGAAAACGGAGAGCTTGAAAAATCGACCGCTAGCGGGACGACTATGTGTCCCGAATGTTTCAAGAAGATTTCGTTGGTAATCCTTTGGCGTCGCGCCCGATTTCAGGTCCAAGATAGGCCGGATAGCGGACATGGCGCAGAGATGTCGAAATCGACGCGATTGACCCAAAGCAGACGAAGGCTTGGGAAGGTACATGACAGCCGAGCCCGTAGAGCTGGGCCAGACACTGACGGGAGCGCAACCACGTTCGTGGTGAGCTCTTAGCTAGTGTTTCTGACCGCCTCAGCCAAAATCGCGTAAAGCTGTTGCCTGCTGAATTCCTTGGGCTGCTGCCTCACTGCTGTACTCAAGGACACCTTTTGCGCGACTAGACGGGCGCAGGCTGCCGACGACGGCCTCAGCTTCGGGGCCGGTCTTATCTTGGGCCGTGCTGTGGTGGCTTGTGGCCGCGCTTCAGGCTCAGACGGGTCAGCATGCCGCAGACTGCGTTACGACTGCACCCGAGACGGCGTGCAATCTGCGCCGCGCTCTGTCCTGCGGACCAGAGCTTTTTGAGAAGCGCTCTGTCTTTCGCATCCCAGCCCATGGCCGATATTATAGCGCCGACTGCCAGACACGGGCTAGTCTAGTCTTCGTCCGGTTCGCGCACGACTGCTGGTTCGTCAGCATCATCTTCCTCATCGTCGTCTTCGTCCTCCTCGTCTTCATCGGGATCCCGGGGCGGCATCGTGTTGCCCATAAGCATGAGCGGTGTCCAGCCGATCGCTGTGGTGGAAAATGCTTCGGAGGTATGTTGCTTCATGTCGTCGTTGCTCCTCGAAAAGCACGCGCAGTCGAATACTCCTGACGGGCGGCACGCGCATATCCAAGACGCGATCGTGCAAACGCGAGGGTGACATCAGGTCGATTACAAGAGCAAGGCGGGGCACCCG
Encoded proteins:
- a CDS encoding Hsp70 family protein, with the protein product MPSASPAVSIGIDFGTSNTVVALAADDRRVEAIRFEHGGQRHSTYVSALCFWEDRPGAGAQAEGGPWAIEQFLEGRHIYRFLQSFKTFAASSSFNTTQVFRQRFKFEDILAAFLRTLARHGGDKFGFEAANITVGRPVRFAGGNPDDALAMQRYRAAFERLGAGHARYVYEPVGAAFSFARRLERDATVLVADFGGGTSDFSVMRFSRAGGNLRAEPLGHAGIGIAGDTFDYRIVDHVVSPRLGKGSSFRSFDKVLPIPNSHYTNLARWHQLALMKSNGDLRELRELSRTALKPDLLEDFISIVDLDLGFSLYRAVSDAKVALSARDEVEFRFKGGGVEIGSTITRKNFAAWIADDIARLGATVDKVLGEAGITAREVEKVFLTGGTSFVPAVRKLFADRFGNERLMSGEQFESIAYGLALIGHSPEPDRWTADGGLKSKAGA
- a CDS encoding alpha/beta hydrolase; its protein translation is MRRTVLAFAIALCSLGSLAKAAGIQLLDSDPALSGAIWYPCAAQPTQVKLGRLSVRAEFDLKGVKNCPVTGTKLPLVIFSHGRGGWFGANHDTEEALADAGFVVAAINHPGDTANDSSRRNTLSVWESRPADIVRLLDFMLKDWKDTAVIDPAKVGFFGFSLGGATGFVLMGTRPDYARIAGLCKETTGACAELHHGVTPPEPIQDARIRAAVIVDPAPGLLTKDNLAVVKVSFQFWRSQFGGPGVGDGSGTARVADGLPGKPEIHVVPAGHFAFLAPCSAELAAAIPRICTDTPAEFDRVGFHREFNAAVVKFFREQFAGEGR
- the oxlT gene encoding oxalate/formate MFS antiporter; this encodes MISSTDRAVTAAPLRTGFRWLQLVMGIVCMAMIANLQYGWTLFVDPIDHAHHWGRAAIQLAFTIFVVTETWLVPIEAWFVDKYGPRIVIMFGGVMITLSWILNSYADSLPLLYTAAVFGGMGAGAVYGTCVGNALKWFPDRRGLAAGATAAGFGAGAALTVVPIAHMIAATGYQSAFFTFGIGQGVIVFLLAFFIQPPRISIPPKKKRLNLPQTKIDFTPPQVLRTPIFWVMYLVFVMVASGGLMTAAQIAPIAHDFKIADTPVTLAGFQMAALTFAISLDRIFDGFGRPFFGFVSDTIGREHTMFIAFGTAALMLLTLSTYGHVPVVFVLATAVYFGVFGEIYSLFPATSGDTFGSKYATTNNGMLYTAKGTASLLVPLASVISTAYGWKAVFVVAVALNATAALTALFVIKPLRRSFILGKEAESVADASSAKAAAKTETA
- a CDS encoding SRPBCC family protein; translated protein: MPSTVRLHRVLSTSPDKVYRAFLEADALAKWLPPNGFTCTVHHLEPKVGGTFKMSFRNFTTGNGHSFGGEYLELVPGERLKYTDKFDDPNLPGVIEVTVTLKKVLVGTELDITQAGIPDAIPPEACYVGWQESLRNLARLVEPEINQ
- a CDS encoding alpha/beta hydrolase domain-containing protein codes for the protein MASVDPARNLTRAERLASGDPRPSIEELYPAPDAYVAAVKAAAARMVDDRLLLPEDAAEAVNRRRRSQQKPK
- a CDS encoding GcrA family cell cycle regulator, producing MGWDAKDRALLKKLWSAGQSAAQIARRLGCSRNAVCGMLTRLSLKRGHKPPQHGPR
- the oxlT gene encoding oxalate/formate MFS antiporter translates to MTDMVQTTTAPAAARVSDTYRWAQLAIGVAAMVMIANYQYGWTFFVPDIQKKFGWDRASIQWAFTLFVLFETWLVPVEGWFVDKYGPRLVVLVGGLLCAIGWAINAEATSLNGYYLGMIIAGIGAGAVYGTCVGNALKWFPDKRGLAAGITAAGFGAGSALTVAPIQAMIKDTGFQTTFLYFGLGQGIIVAILAFFLIAPKAGQVPAAVQNATLVQSRRNYQPTEVLRQPIFWLMYFMFVIVGAGGLMVTANLKPIAVDWKVDAVPVTLIGMTMTAVTFAATIDRVLNGLTRPFFGWISDMIGRENTMFIAFGLEGIGIWLLHLWGHDPIWFVILSGAVFFAWGEIYSLFPSTCTDTFGAKFATTNAGLLYTAKGTASLLVPLGNYVQQTSGHWDNVFILAAAANILASLLAIVVLKPWRKVVVAQSTT
- a CDS encoding CBS domain-containing protein; the protein is MLVGDILRKKTPRVVTVRMNETVGIAAKLMRANNISALVVKDVVRSEGNTAVGMFTERDVVRAVAEHGANAVNVKVSQFVSVQQLVSCTSSDTIEHVRHLMNRNHIRHLPVIDDYSLVSVISMRDIAAAVDEAANSTPQAA
- a CDS encoding adenylate/guanylate cyclase domain-containing protein, translated to MTAERVDRRLAAILAADVAGYSRLMGADEEGTLARLKAIRRDLVDPILTAHRGRIVKTTGDGLLVEFASAVDAARSAIEIQRKMAATNADVLKGTWISFRIGIHVGDIILDDGDIFGDGVNLAARLEGIAEPGGVCISEDTYRQIRGKVDIGFDDMGPQVLKNIAEPMRAWRCQIGASAASIEPTRSSAEIARPLATSDRPSIAVLPFTCLSEERELKFLTEAMSEDLITMLARIPGFVVIARQSAFAYQGRSVDSRQIGRELGVRYIVEGSVRPAGRQLRVGTQLIDATTGAQLWADRFDGQAEDVFELQDQIVRAVASRIEPELVRAEIALIRRRRDASPNAWSCFREGAGMISLKGWSEETLTQAAALLRQAATLDPDFALARAQLALFLSLGARLGLVADAVAATTEARTEAERAVAIEHEASEVLGYAGCALAELGDLQRGSELLERAIENDPSNAQAWVALGTAQCFGEAMDVTGLEKLLHGMRLSPRDHRLGFWGTFYALALARNRRMTEAHAEVRAACRRDPQFYVARVVLAVIAAGLGKTEEAIGALNEARRLRPRLSLNEIEFLVGRRATLLAPLWSEPSTSST